In Pseudomonas putida, a genomic segment contains:
- a CDS encoding OBAP family protein translates to MTCCLLAGCANDLTESPVEAPGRPESTRTQALETGAALLQSKPPMDALNAYLDGFHFYNGHPKVQMEAHHYCAILNEDVIQCVIYDGNSKSAKLMGVEYIIDETLFADLPAKEKAMWHSHGYEVSSGQLIAPGIPAPAEHALMQRLAHTYGKTWHTWHTDQDKALPVGVPQLMMGFTADGQADPAMVRQRNLRLGVDAEKTKAQRADIPTPAPDPQANGWQQGNVIQIEDPTGAHLHRPATPTPPATNSRSAR, encoded by the coding sequence ATGACCTGTTGCTTGCTAGCAGGCTGCGCAAACGACTTGACCGAATCCCCGGTAGAAGCGCCTGGCAGACCCGAATCCACCCGCACCCAGGCATTGGAAACCGGCGCCGCGCTACTGCAGTCAAAACCACCCATGGATGCCCTGAACGCCTATTTGGACGGATTTCACTTCTACAACGGCCACCCCAAGGTGCAGATGGAAGCCCACCACTACTGCGCGATCCTCAACGAAGACGTCATCCAGTGCGTCATCTACGACGGCAACTCCAAGTCTGCCAAGCTGATGGGCGTCGAGTACATCATCGACGAAACGCTCTTCGCCGACCTGCCAGCCAAGGAAAAGGCCATGTGGCACAGCCACGGCTATGAGGTGTCGTCCGGCCAACTGATCGCCCCGGGCATCCCCGCCCCAGCCGAACACGCCCTGATGCAGCGACTCGCGCACACCTATGGCAAGACCTGGCACACCTGGCACACCGATCAGGACAAAGCGCTGCCAGTCGGCGTCCCACAGTTGATGATGGGCTTCACTGCCGACGGCCAGGCCGACCCCGCGATGGTTCGACAACGTAACCTGCGTCTTGGCGTGGACGCTGAAAAGACCAAGGCACAACGCGCGGACATCCCGACGCCAGCGCCAGACCCGCAGGCCAACGGCTGGCAGCAGGGCAACGTGATCCAGATCGAAGACCCGACCGGCGCGCACCTGCACCGCCCCGCTACACCCACGCCGCCAGCGACCAACAGCCGTTCTGCGCGATAG
- a CDS encoding DUF3077 domain-containing protein, with product MPMDDSNPKCTVGRTRFYQGQDQTQPLFCIEPGIPCHVARAHASKLMGYARDMSAASAADESPQMVRAAHYFSTLAKALLDDAELGLRR from the coding sequence ATGCCAATGGACGATTCCAACCCCAAATGCACGGTCGGCAGAACCCGGTTCTACCAAGGCCAAGACCAGACTCAACCGTTGTTCTGCATCGAGCCCGGCATTCCTTGCCATGTTGCCCGCGCACACGCCTCCAAATTGATGGGCTACGCCCGCGACATGAGCGCCGCCAGTGCGGCGGACGAGAGCCCCCAGATGGTGCGGGCCGCCCACTATTTCAGCACCCTGGCCAAAGCCCTGCTGGATGATGCCGAGTTAGGTCTGCGTCGCTGA
- a CDS encoding DUF3077 domain-containing protein: protein MPCKPSRIPPVLDKNLRPIHNCPQPFYYVGPGMTLQYASTEARKLMDCARYLDQTAVLKGDKQMKAAAYQILDMVKTLLEEIEQGMLPSRLRAELYAPGKA from the coding sequence ATGCCATGCAAACCCTCCCGCATCCCCCCAGTGCTCGACAAAAACCTGCGCCCTATCCACAACTGCCCTCAACCGTTCTACTACGTCGGCCCAGGTATGACCCTCCAGTACGCCTCCACAGAAGCCAGAAAGCTGATGGACTGCGCCCGGTACCTGGACCAGACCGCCGTATTGAAGGGCGACAAGCAAATGAAAGCGGCGGCTTACCAGATACTCGACATGGTCAAGACGCTACTGGAAGAGATCGAACAAGGCATGCTGCCTTCGCGGCTGCGAGCGGAACTCTACGCGCCTGGTAAGGCGTGA
- the nfsA gene encoding oxygen-insensitive NADPH nitroreductase, which translates to MTAEAHSKLAARYGAPDISPLKQWNDTLDQLLDHRSVRAFTDQPLPDGTIETLVAAAQSASTSSNLQVWSVVAVQDNDRKSRLSALAGNQAYIRQAPLFFVWLADLSRVERIAEQQEVELEALPYLESLLLGTIDAALAAQNAVVALESLGLGSVYIGGIRNDIEGVAKELQLPAQVYPVFGLCVGYPSTERPAKVKPRLPQQAVLHHETYGAAGEQEVIAEYDERLGAFYEREGLKASGWSEQVINRLRSVSSLHGREALVEELARMGFGLR; encoded by the coding sequence ATGACTGCCGAAGCACACTCGAAACTAGCCGCCCGCTATGGCGCGCCAGATATCTCGCCGCTCAAACAGTGGAACGACACGCTCGACCAATTGCTCGACCATCGCAGTGTGCGTGCCTTCACCGACCAGCCTTTGCCTGACGGCACGATCGAAACCCTGGTCGCTGCAGCACAGTCCGCGTCGACATCGTCCAACCTGCAGGTGTGGAGTGTCGTTGCCGTTCAGGACAATGACCGCAAGAGCCGCCTTTCGGCATTGGCTGGCAATCAGGCGTACATTCGCCAGGCACCGTTGTTTTTCGTCTGGCTGGCGGATCTGTCCAGGGTCGAGCGGATTGCCGAGCAGCAGGAGGTGGAGCTGGAAGCGCTGCCTTACCTTGAAAGCCTGCTGCTAGGCACGATCGATGCCGCGTTGGCCGCCCAGAATGCCGTGGTCGCGTTGGAGTCGCTGGGGCTCGGCAGTGTGTATATCGGCGGCATCCGCAACGATATCGAAGGCGTCGCCAAGGAACTCCAACTGCCTGCGCAGGTTTACCCGGTGTTCGGCTTGTGCGTTGGCTACCCGTCGACGGAGCGCCCAGCGAAGGTGAAACCGAGGTTGCCTCAGCAGGCGGTGCTTCATCACGAAACCTACGGCGCGGCTGGCGAGCAGGAGGTGATCGCGGAGTATGACGAACGTTTGGGCGCGTTCTACGAGCGCGAAGGGCTCAAGGCTTCGGGGTGGTCGGAGCAGGTCATCAATCGGTTGCGCAGCGTTTCGAGCCTGCATGGGCGTGAGGCGCTGGTCGAGGAGCTGGCTCGGATGGGGTTTGGGTTGCGTTGA
- a CDS encoding class I SAM-dependent methyltransferase yields MPHHPSADQIIDLYDRHACTWNKLRTNHFIDRKWIEHFGSLLTPSATVLDLGCGSGQPVARYLIETGACVVGVDSSMQMLELCGAQFPAQEWIHADMRTLALNRQFDAILAWNSFFHLKPDDQRQMFPVFRRHASPGALLMFTSGPSHGEALGVFEGETLYHASLDPREYTAQLHDHGFELLEHIVEDAECGGQTVWLGRRLP; encoded by the coding sequence ATGCCTCACCATCCATCTGCAGACCAGATCATCGATCTCTACGATCGCCACGCGTGCACCTGGAACAAACTACGCACCAATCACTTCATCGATCGCAAATGGATCGAGCACTTCGGCTCGCTGCTAACGCCGTCCGCAACCGTGCTTGATCTGGGCTGCGGCTCTGGCCAGCCTGTGGCGCGTTATCTGATCGAAACCGGCGCGTGTGTCGTGGGTGTAGATTCGTCTATGCAGATGCTCGAATTGTGCGGCGCGCAATTTCCTGCGCAGGAATGGATTCACGCAGACATGCGCACACTAGCGCTCAACCGCCAGTTCGACGCGATTCTGGCTTGGAACAGCTTTTTCCACCTCAAGCCCGATGATCAACGCCAGATGTTCCCGGTTTTCCGCCGCCATGCTTCACCGGGTGCGTTGCTGATGTTCACAAGCGGCCCCTCACATGGCGAGGCCTTGGGTGTATTCGAGGGCGAAACGCTGTATCACGCGAGCCTGGATCCCCGCGAATACACCGCGCAACTGCATGACCATGGCTTCGAGCTGCTTGAACACATCGTGGAAGATGCGGAATGTGGCGGTCAGACCGTCTGGCTGGGGCGCCGCCTACCCTGA
- a CDS encoding SDR family NAD(P)-dependent oxidoreductase has translation MSKKLEGKIALVTGGTTGIGLATAKRFAEEGAHVYITGRRQVELDRAVEWVGNATGIAVDSTRLDQLDDLYARIGKAHGHLDVLFANAGGGSMLPLGEITEAHYDDTFDRNVKGVLFTVQKALPLLARNASIILTGSTAGSSGTAAFSVYSASKAAVRAFARSWILDLKDRAVRVNTISPGATRTPGLVDLAGPDAAQQQGLLDYLAAQVPLGRVGEPVEIANAAVFLASDDSSFVNGAELFVDGGQAQI, from the coding sequence ATGAGCAAGAAACTCGAAGGCAAAATCGCACTGGTCACCGGCGGGACTACGGGCATTGGCCTGGCCACCGCCAAACGTTTTGCAGAGGAGGGCGCCCATGTCTACATCACCGGCCGCCGCCAGGTAGAGCTGGACAGGGCTGTAGAATGGGTCGGCAATGCCACCGGCATAGCGGTCGACTCTACCCGACTCGATCAACTCGATGACCTCTATGCACGTATCGGCAAGGCCCACGGCCACCTCGATGTACTGTTTGCGAATGCTGGCGGCGGCTCCATGCTGCCGTTGGGTGAAATTACCGAGGCCCACTACGACGATACCTTCGACCGAAACGTCAAAGGCGTGTTGTTCACCGTACAGAAAGCGCTGCCTCTATTGGCGCGCAACGCTTCGATCATCCTTACTGGATCGACGGCGGGCAGTTCCGGCACCGCAGCCTTCAGCGTGTACTCGGCCTCCAAGGCCGCGGTCCGCGCTTTTGCACGCAGCTGGATCCTGGACCTCAAGGATCGGGCGGTACGGGTCAATACCATCAGCCCGGGCGCAACGCGTACGCCAGGTTTGGTCGACCTGGCAGGGCCAGATGCCGCCCAGCAGCAGGGATTGTTGGACTATCTCGCTGCGCAGGTGCCGTTGGGGCGCGTAGGAGAGCCGGTGGAGATCGCCAATGCGGCGGTTTTTCTGGCCAGTGACGACTCCAGCTTCGTCAATGGTGCCGAGCTTTTCGTCGATGGTGGGCAGGCGCAGATCTAA
- a CDS encoding LysR family transcriptional regulator, which translates to MRRSVSTCGSFQNRIKGSYAAAARAMNVSVPTVSRAVARLEERLGGRLFNRTSRQLSLTEFGQRMVDQASALYRHAEEMESEALELSVQPRGLVRLAVPMSFGLRWVAPLLPELLIRHPGLELDLHLSDSTVDLVADGFDAALRIAALPDSSLVARRICAVTQYLVAAPAYLAEHGRPAHPRDLTAHACMSYAYRARSQVWRFMHQDGTAQDVVPRGPLRVTNSDALVAPLLAGMAIAELPEFIAAEYLADGRLEHLLPEWSMTQGGLYFVTPSARTRPRKIQVLADFFVERLSEPQWAWQP; encoded by the coding sequence GTGAGGAGAAGCGTATCGACCTGTGGGTCATTTCAAAATAGAATCAAAGGCTCGTATGCGGCGGCCGCGCGTGCGATGAACGTATCGGTGCCGACCGTTTCACGCGCCGTCGCCCGCTTGGAAGAGCGCCTTGGTGGCCGCCTTTTCAACCGCACATCGCGGCAACTGTCGCTGACGGAATTCGGCCAGCGAATGGTCGACCAGGCCAGCGCGCTCTACCGCCATGCCGAGGAGATGGAAAGCGAGGCCTTGGAATTGTCGGTGCAGCCACGTGGTCTGGTGCGCTTGGCGGTACCCATGTCGTTCGGGTTACGCTGGGTCGCACCGCTGCTGCCCGAGTTGTTGATTCGCCACCCTGGGCTGGAGCTCGACCTGCACCTGTCCGACTCGACGGTCGACCTCGTCGCCGACGGCTTCGACGCTGCGTTGCGCATCGCCGCACTGCCCGACTCTTCGCTTGTGGCACGCCGAATTTGTGCGGTCACCCAGTACCTGGTGGCCGCGCCCGCATACCTTGCCGAGCATGGCCGCCCGGCACACCCTCGCGACCTCACCGCGCACGCTTGCATGAGCTACGCGTACCGCGCTCGCAGTCAGGTCTGGCGCTTTATGCACCAGGATGGCACCGCGCAGGATGTGGTACCCCGTGGGCCGTTGCGGGTCACCAATTCAGATGCCCTGGTTGCGCCGTTGCTGGCGGGCATGGCAATCGCCGAACTGCCGGAATTCATCGCCGCCGAGTATCTGGCAGATGGCCGCCTCGAGCATCTATTGCCTGAATGGAGCATGACCCAGGGTGGACTGTACTTCGTGACACCATCGGCGCGTACCCGACCGCGCAAGATCCAGGTACTGGCTGACTTCTTCGTCGAGCGCTTGAGCGAGCCGCAATGGGCCTGGCAGCCATAG